A DNA window from Brassica napus cultivar Da-Ae chromosome C1, Da-Ae, whole genome shotgun sequence contains the following coding sequences:
- the BNAC01G18620D gene encoding NDR1/HIN1-like protein 10, which produces MSNLLPLPPPPPSQPPPETPPWDTPSSVWYTPRTTPWRTPHSTQSTPLNQKTPAVKFNGLDTEPREDRVILRQPRSSRTNPLIWCVAGLCFLFSLVLIFFGIATLIVFLAVKPRTPEFDIPTASLHTIYFDSPVSFNGDLSMMMNFTNPNKKIEVRFEKINIKLFFFNKLIAVQGVQPFSQRKREIRLEPIRLISSLVYLPVNHAVELSRQVQNNKIEYQISGTFKVRAHFGLIHYSYWLHGRCQLQMTGPPTGILISHNCTTKRR; this is translated from the coding sequence ATGTCAAATCTACTTCCTTTACCTCCTCCACCGCCGTCTCAACCACCGCCTGAAACGCCGCCATGGGACACACCGTCTTCTGTATGGTATACTCCAAGAACCACGCCGTGGAGAACACCACATAGCACACAGTCCACACCACTTAACCAAAAAACACCGGCAGTTAAATTCAACGGTCTTGATACAGAGCCGAGGGAAGATAGGGTGATTCTCCGGCAGCCACGGAGCAGCAGGACCAATCCGTTGATATGGTGTGTAGCtggtttatgttttttgttCAGCCTTGTGCTTATCTTCTTCGGGATAGCTACTTTGATTGTGTTTCTTGCGGTTAAACCAAGAACCCCTGAATTTGACATCCCAACCGCGAGTCTACACACTATCTACTTCGACTCGCCGGTGAGTTTCAACGGAGATTTATCGATGATGATGAACTTCACCAACCCTAATAAGAAGATAGAAGTGAGGTTTGAGAAGATTAATATaaagctcttcttcttcaataaaCTGATTGCGGTGCAAGGGGTCCAGCCGTTTTCGCAGAGAAAACGGGAGATAAGGTTGGAACCAATCCGTTTGATCTCAAGCTTGGTCTACTTGCCTGTAAACCATGCGGTGGAGCTCAGTAGACAGGTGCAGAACAACAAGATAGAATATCAGATTAGTGGTACCTTTAAAGTCAGAGCTCATTTTGGGTTGATTCATTACTCTTACTGGCTGCACGGAAGGTGCCAACTCCAGATGACCGGTCCACCAACCGGAATCCTAATTTCTCATAACTGCACTACAAAGAgacgatga